One Triticum dicoccoides isolate Atlit2015 ecotype Zavitan chromosome 4B, WEW_v2.0, whole genome shotgun sequence genomic window carries:
- the LOC119294577 gene encoding uncharacterized protein LOC119294577, with amino-acid sequence MEHLRPLAQFLLASARGDGAGRRRPSPRTRPRTTAPWTAGRATARSPPSLTAPRQSAPRPQILLPSAATSPRPLVRDPQLLQRWEEPCDDMLPRPCIRKKAIWIGDMYLGLGLKGQSLSICISTIEDLKLTWTAHYDQVHSGAMMIVTEDVSCRSNRYVSVPILKISAPELQHNFCHLELRL; translated from the exons ATGGAGCATCTCCGCCCCCTCGCCCAGTTCTTGCTCGCCTCAGCTCGCGGGGATGGAGCAGGACGGCGCCGCCCGTCCCCTCGCACCAGGCCCAGGACGACGGCGCCGTGGACGGCTGGGCGCGCGACGGCACGGAGTCCCCCCTCCCTCACGGCGCCCCGGCAGAGTGCCCCGAGGCCGCAGATCCTCCTCCCCTCCGCGGCTACGTCTCCTCGGCCGCTCGTGCGCGACCCTCAACTACT GCAGCGGTGGGAGGAGCCCTGCGACGACATGCTCCCGCGACCCTGCATCCGCAAGAAAG CCATATGGATTGGGGATATGTACCTCGGTTTGGGTTTAAAGGGGCAATCTTTGAGCATTTGTATATCAACTATCGAGGATCTCAAGTTGACATGGACCGCGCACTATGATCAAGTGCATTCTGGTGCTATGATGATTGTGACAGAAGATGTTAGCTGCAGAAGCAATCGCTAT GTCTCAGTTCCAATATTAAAAATCAGTGCACCTGAATTACAACACAATTTTTGTCATCTGGAACTGCGCTTATAA